From the Euphorbia lathyris chromosome 6, ddEupLath1.1, whole genome shotgun sequence genome, one window contains:
- the LOC136234035 gene encoding protein DETOXIFICATION 40-like isoform X2: MANSENEEFESVLLPKQSSLIPTVSSELEEILSNTDFTSFHRLRKAVFLELKTLFLLAGPTVVVYLLNNVVSMSTQIFCGHLGTLQFAAASLGNTGIQLFAYGLLLGMGSAVETLCGQAYGAHKYEMLGAYMQRSTVLLTLTGIPLTILYVFSKPFLILLGESKEIASEAAIFIYGLIPQIFAYAANFPIQKFLQAQSIVFPSAYIALATLVVHLLLSWLAIYKLGLGLLGASLVLSLSWWIIVVAQFVYILVSPKCKKTWTGFSWLAFSGLWDFLKLSTASAVMLCLESWYYQILVLIAGLLKNAELALASLSVCMTIVGWVFMISVGFNAAASVRVSNELGAGHPKSASFAVVTVTLISFLISVIIAIITVLLRNYLSYIFTSGTEVAEAVAELTPFLAASIILNGVQPVLSAVGCGWQAFVAYVNVGCYYFVGIPLGCVLGFTFDFGAKGIWSGMLGGTTIQTLILLWVTFRTDWNKEVEKAQSRLSEWDDVTAQQPLLKN; encoded by the exons ATGGCGAACTCTGAAAATGAGGAATTTGAATCCGTATTACTTCCCAAACAATCATCTTTAATCCCAACAGTTAGTTCAGAGCTTGAAGAAATCCTATCCAACACCGATTTCACTTCCTTTCACCGGCTCCGAAAAGCCGTCTTTCTCGAGCTCAAAACACTGTTTCTCCTAGCAGGACCAACCGTTGTCGTTTACTTGCTTAACAATGTCGTTTCAATGTCTACTCAGATCTTTTGCGGCCATCTTGGTACTCTCCAGTTTGCTGCTGCTTCTCTTGGTAACACCGGTATCCAACTTTTCGCCTACGGTCTTCTG CTCGGAATGGGAAGCGCAGTCGAAACACTTTGTGGGCAAGCCTATGGAGCACACAAGTATGAAATGTTAGGTGCATATATGCAAAGATCAACTGTTCTTCTTACACTAACTGGGATTCCGTTAACAATTCTCTACGTTTTCTCTAAGCCGTTCTTAATTTTACTCGGTGAATCTAAAGAAATAGCATCGGAAGCTGCAATTTTCATCTACGGTTTAATTCCTCAAATATTTGCTTACGCAGCAAATTTCCCAATTCAGAAATTCTTACAG GCGCAAAGCATAGTTTTCCCCAGTGCATATATAGCATTAGCGACACTCGTGGTTCACTTGTTGCTAAGTTGGCTAGCCATATATAAACTAGGTTTGGGACTGCTGGGTGCGTCGCTGGTGCTAAGTTTGTCTTGGTGGATTATAGTTGTGGCTCAATTTGTTTACATTTTGGTTAGCCCAAAGTGTAAAAAGACATGGACTGGGTTCAGTTGGCTTGCTTTTTCGGGCCTCTGGGATTTCTTAAAGCTTTCGACTGCTTCGGCTGTTATGCTTTGCCTTGAGAGTTGGTATTACCAAATTCTAGTTTTGATTGCCGGGTTGCTGAAGAATGCTGAACTTGCCCTGGCCTCGCTTTCTGTCTG CATGACTATAGTTGGATGGGTATTTATGATCTCAGTGGGGTTCAATGCTGCTGCAAG tGTGAGGGTAAGCAATGAATTAGGAGCAGGACATCCAAAATCAGCATCATTTGCAGTAGTGACAGTGACATTAATATCCTTCTTAATCTCAGTAATAATTGCAATTATAACAGTTTTACTGCGTAATTATCTGAGCTATATATTCACAAGTGGTACTGAAGTTGCTGAAGCTGTTGCTGAACTCACTCCTTTTCTTGCTGCTTCTATCATACTCAATGGTGTCCAACCTGTTTTATCAG CTGTTGGGTGTGGATGGCAAGCATTTGTGGCATATGTGAATGTTGGATGCTACTATTTTGTTGGTATCCCATTGGGTTGTGTTCTTGGCTTTACTTTTGATTTTGGTGCTAAG GGAATATGGAGTGGAATGTTAGGAGGCACTACCATACAGACTCTCATTTTGCTATGGGTTACATTTCGAACGGATTGGAATAAAGAG GTTGAGAAAGCACAGAGTCGGTTATCGGAATGGGATGACGTAACAGCTCAGCAGCCACTcttgaaaaactaa
- the LOC136234035 gene encoding protein DETOXIFICATION 40-like isoform X3 — MANSENEEFESVLLPKQSSLIPTVSSELEEILSNTDFTSFHRLRKAVFLELKTLFLLAGPTVVVYLLNNVVSMSTQIFCGHLGTLQFAAASLGNTGIQLFAYGLLLGMGSAVETLCGQAYGAHKYEMLGAYMQRSTVLLTLTGIPLTILYVFSKPFLILLGESKEIASEAAIFIYGLIPQIFAYAANFPIQKFLQAQSIVFPSAYIALATLVVHLLLSWLAIYKLGLGLLGASLVLSLSWWIIVVAQFVYILVSPKCKKTWTGFSWLAFSGLWDFLKLSTASAVMLCLESWYYQILVLIAGLLKNAELALASLSVCMTIVGWVFMISVGFNAAASVRVSNELGAGHPKSASFAVVTVTLISFLISVIIAIITVLLRNYLSYIFTSGTEVAEAVAELTPFLAASIILNGVQPVLSGVAVGCGWQAFVAYVNVGCYYFVGIPLGCVLGFTFDFGAKVEKAQSRLSEWDDVTAQQPLLKN, encoded by the exons ATGGCGAACTCTGAAAATGAGGAATTTGAATCCGTATTACTTCCCAAACAATCATCTTTAATCCCAACAGTTAGTTCAGAGCTTGAAGAAATCCTATCCAACACCGATTTCACTTCCTTTCACCGGCTCCGAAAAGCCGTCTTTCTCGAGCTCAAAACACTGTTTCTCCTAGCAGGACCAACCGTTGTCGTTTACTTGCTTAACAATGTCGTTTCAATGTCTACTCAGATCTTTTGCGGCCATCTTGGTACTCTCCAGTTTGCTGCTGCTTCTCTTGGTAACACCGGTATCCAACTTTTCGCCTACGGTCTTCTG CTCGGAATGGGAAGCGCAGTCGAAACACTTTGTGGGCAAGCCTATGGAGCACACAAGTATGAAATGTTAGGTGCATATATGCAAAGATCAACTGTTCTTCTTACACTAACTGGGATTCCGTTAACAATTCTCTACGTTTTCTCTAAGCCGTTCTTAATTTTACTCGGTGAATCTAAAGAAATAGCATCGGAAGCTGCAATTTTCATCTACGGTTTAATTCCTCAAATATTTGCTTACGCAGCAAATTTCCCAATTCAGAAATTCTTACAG GCGCAAAGCATAGTTTTCCCCAGTGCATATATAGCATTAGCGACACTCGTGGTTCACTTGTTGCTAAGTTGGCTAGCCATATATAAACTAGGTTTGGGACTGCTGGGTGCGTCGCTGGTGCTAAGTTTGTCTTGGTGGATTATAGTTGTGGCTCAATTTGTTTACATTTTGGTTAGCCCAAAGTGTAAAAAGACATGGACTGGGTTCAGTTGGCTTGCTTTTTCGGGCCTCTGGGATTTCTTAAAGCTTTCGACTGCTTCGGCTGTTATGCTTTGCCTTGAGAGTTGGTATTACCAAATTCTAGTTTTGATTGCCGGGTTGCTGAAGAATGCTGAACTTGCCCTGGCCTCGCTTTCTGTCTG CATGACTATAGTTGGATGGGTATTTATGATCTCAGTGGGGTTCAATGCTGCTGCAAG tGTGAGGGTAAGCAATGAATTAGGAGCAGGACATCCAAAATCAGCATCATTTGCAGTAGTGACAGTGACATTAATATCCTTCTTAATCTCAGTAATAATTGCAATTATAACAGTTTTACTGCGTAATTATCTGAGCTATATATTCACAAGTGGTACTGAAGTTGCTGAAGCTGTTGCTGAACTCACTCCTTTTCTTGCTGCTTCTATCATACTCAATGGTGTCCAACCTGTTTTATCAG GGGTAGCTGTTGGGTGTGGATGGCAAGCATTTGTGGCATATGTGAATGTTGGATGCTACTATTTTGTTGGTATCCCATTGGGTTGTGTTCTTGGCTTTACTTTTGATTTTGGTGCTAAG GTTGAGAAAGCACAGAGTCGGTTATCGGAATGGGATGACGTAACAGCTCAGCAGCCACTcttgaaaaactaa
- the LOC136234035 gene encoding protein DETOXIFICATION 40-like isoform X1: MANSENEEFESVLLPKQSSLIPTVSSELEEILSNTDFTSFHRLRKAVFLELKTLFLLAGPTVVVYLLNNVVSMSTQIFCGHLGTLQFAAASLGNTGIQLFAYGLLLGMGSAVETLCGQAYGAHKYEMLGAYMQRSTVLLTLTGIPLTILYVFSKPFLILLGESKEIASEAAIFIYGLIPQIFAYAANFPIQKFLQAQSIVFPSAYIALATLVVHLLLSWLAIYKLGLGLLGASLVLSLSWWIIVVAQFVYILVSPKCKKTWTGFSWLAFSGLWDFLKLSTASAVMLCLESWYYQILVLIAGLLKNAELALASLSVCMTIVGWVFMISVGFNAAASVRVSNELGAGHPKSASFAVVTVTLISFLISVIIAIITVLLRNYLSYIFTSGTEVAEAVAELTPFLAASIILNGVQPVLSGVAVGCGWQAFVAYVNVGCYYFVGIPLGCVLGFTFDFGAKGIWSGMLGGTTIQTLILLWVTFRTDWNKEVEKAQSRLSEWDDVTAQQPLLKN, encoded by the exons ATGGCGAACTCTGAAAATGAGGAATTTGAATCCGTATTACTTCCCAAACAATCATCTTTAATCCCAACAGTTAGTTCAGAGCTTGAAGAAATCCTATCCAACACCGATTTCACTTCCTTTCACCGGCTCCGAAAAGCCGTCTTTCTCGAGCTCAAAACACTGTTTCTCCTAGCAGGACCAACCGTTGTCGTTTACTTGCTTAACAATGTCGTTTCAATGTCTACTCAGATCTTTTGCGGCCATCTTGGTACTCTCCAGTTTGCTGCTGCTTCTCTTGGTAACACCGGTATCCAACTTTTCGCCTACGGTCTTCTG CTCGGAATGGGAAGCGCAGTCGAAACACTTTGTGGGCAAGCCTATGGAGCACACAAGTATGAAATGTTAGGTGCATATATGCAAAGATCAACTGTTCTTCTTACACTAACTGGGATTCCGTTAACAATTCTCTACGTTTTCTCTAAGCCGTTCTTAATTTTACTCGGTGAATCTAAAGAAATAGCATCGGAAGCTGCAATTTTCATCTACGGTTTAATTCCTCAAATATTTGCTTACGCAGCAAATTTCCCAATTCAGAAATTCTTACAG GCGCAAAGCATAGTTTTCCCCAGTGCATATATAGCATTAGCGACACTCGTGGTTCACTTGTTGCTAAGTTGGCTAGCCATATATAAACTAGGTTTGGGACTGCTGGGTGCGTCGCTGGTGCTAAGTTTGTCTTGGTGGATTATAGTTGTGGCTCAATTTGTTTACATTTTGGTTAGCCCAAAGTGTAAAAAGACATGGACTGGGTTCAGTTGGCTTGCTTTTTCGGGCCTCTGGGATTTCTTAAAGCTTTCGACTGCTTCGGCTGTTATGCTTTGCCTTGAGAGTTGGTATTACCAAATTCTAGTTTTGATTGCCGGGTTGCTGAAGAATGCTGAACTTGCCCTGGCCTCGCTTTCTGTCTG CATGACTATAGTTGGATGGGTATTTATGATCTCAGTGGGGTTCAATGCTGCTGCAAG tGTGAGGGTAAGCAATGAATTAGGAGCAGGACATCCAAAATCAGCATCATTTGCAGTAGTGACAGTGACATTAATATCCTTCTTAATCTCAGTAATAATTGCAATTATAACAGTTTTACTGCGTAATTATCTGAGCTATATATTCACAAGTGGTACTGAAGTTGCTGAAGCTGTTGCTGAACTCACTCCTTTTCTTGCTGCTTCTATCATACTCAATGGTGTCCAACCTGTTTTATCAG GGGTAGCTGTTGGGTGTGGATGGCAAGCATTTGTGGCATATGTGAATGTTGGATGCTACTATTTTGTTGGTATCCCATTGGGTTGTGTTCTTGGCTTTACTTTTGATTTTGGTGCTAAG GGAATATGGAGTGGAATGTTAGGAGGCACTACCATACAGACTCTCATTTTGCTATGGGTTACATTTCGAACGGATTGGAATAAAGAG GTTGAGAAAGCACAGAGTCGGTTATCGGAATGGGATGACGTAACAGCTCAGCAGCCACTcttgaaaaactaa